The genomic stretch AAGCTTGGGTAATACTAGTGTTACCACTAGGCTGCACGTTTCTTCTTATTATATTGTTGCCTTTGATGATACTTATTATATACTGAatcattataaactaaattaatttgttataatttaaataggtttttactatttttaatttaactatattaatttaaattattttagtttatttttaatttatttaaatagctacagtattttttaaattacattatttttaatttatttaaatagctacaatatttttttaaataacattaaatttttacagtatattgatgttaaattattaattattatataaaacataaaaatatttttatttggttcagttagtataaactaaaataattatgttaaatatcgtttatattttaaaatattaatatttaaattactatttaaaaataatgtacatataaagtaatatattagttaatagttaatatttaaattaataattattagttaatagttaacgttattaattaatattagttaaattataaaatagtaattaatatttattttactgttaagaatattaaaattaatttagaattaaatAGATGATTTATATAGAtactatttatataaaataatgtaatttaaaaaaaatactatagatatttaaataaattaaaaataaactaaattaattatattaatacatattaattaatttaaaactagttaaattaatatagttaaattaaaaatagtaaaacctatttaaattaaaacaaattaatttagtttataatgatttagtttataatgatttagtttataatgatttagtttataatgataatagtaaaataatattaaaataataatattttaaacaatttatattaatatttatatttaatataacttactattaactttattaattaatattgtttaacgttattaatttactaatttaatttaatttactattaactttactaatttattaaatttttaaaatagtaaaataatattttaatattttactattttataacgttaaacaatttatattaaattatataaaatctttaaattaaatttattaagttaaaatataacaatgcttttaatgtaaatatatatatatatatatatatatatatatatactattgaaattgtaaataaaaatgCAGTATGCTATAAATACAATTCAATGTATTTgttaaacaaaacaaatcacctagCCTAGTGGTCAAACGCTTGGTGTTTGTATGGAAGGGGGTGGGTTCAACTCCCACTTCCAacaaattttggttttttagaatattttaacatatcatccaaaaattaatataatataaattgccAACGtggcattataaataataataaataaaaataaaaagccaCATGGGCCAtccacatcattaaaaaaaataaaaaattaaaaaaatacatgccACGTCAGCTTTTTTGGTGACTGGATGTGATGaaggtaaaaaatgagagaatcttgaaatgttagggaacttcttgcaactttttttttttgcagggggtttttcaaatgacgcctatatggcagagggcaaaataggtattaaccctattctaaaagatattataagatatttatttataatagtttAGACATTATAaggtttttataatatttaagagatattataagattattataatatcttttaattCTAACAATTAAGGAGATGTGTTTTGGGATTTGTTGGATTTttactattataaatatgtatctcttcaaTTATTATAGTGTGACAATCTTAGAGCTTACAACAACAAGGGAGAATAATGGTTTAGGGAATTCCAAGGGAAAACTTAGAAAGGCAAAAGTTTTTGGAAAACCTTTGGAGTTGTCTAAGGGGATTGAGAAATACTTCTAAACACTTTGAGTTTGAGTGATTCGTTGGAGAGGTTGAGAAACACTTGAGTAGAAAAAAGGGTCTGTTCTTTGGGAATTGTgaaggctattttcttgtaactcatttgtaatttattataacaactttctgagtatgaattggagagctgctctctcccctagagtagatcgtttgatcgaaTTGGGTACATAAAACTTCGTCTTTTTCTTACCTTATACTGTTATATTATCTGTGTacgaattattattgttgtagacCATTTATGTTGGTTGCtacttttctttgcctcattaACAACACGATTCACAACAATATGCTTTATTCTTGTAATATTTGTGAATTCTGATTCACTCTTTTTAAAGAATAATTTAGATTATAATATTGTAATACTGCTATTATTagaaaattgaattgaaatgaAGGAGTGAATTTACAAGttacactacaacacggaagggctttaaaagcgcttttactgggctttaaaagcgcttaaaagcgctgtgaaaggcagcgctggcaaaggtaacaaaagcgcttaagaaagcgctctggtaggccccccctataagagcgcttttctggaaaagcgctcttgtaggcccccctttaagagcgcttttctggaaaaagcgctcttgtaggcccccctttaagtgcgctttttccagaaaagcgctgtgataggcccccctgtgagagtaaaaaataaaaaaaaaacgcaacatactaaagcgcttttggaaaagcgctcttatagggtgggatTTAAGAGcgatttttctggaaaaagcgctctgatagccccccctataagagcgcttttccaaaagcgctttagtatgttgctttttttttttttcttttttattaatctttggcagcgcttttacaaagaagcgctttagtaggtgggcctttaatagcgcttttcaaaagcgctttcgttgctaaatgaggtattttaatgtgcagcctgtaatttaatcctcccagtcgacctgtaatattttcgacctgtaatatgttttcaacctgtaatattttcgacctgtaatttattttcgacgatattatttcagccatcagtaagacaatatatatatactaatataataccattataatatccaaaattatatatatacatcattacaacatcaataatattatagttcaaatcgacacaaatcctacatgaaaaagcgcttaatataaaattgacacaaatcttctttgatttcttccaacttaagcttcgggtacgcagcagcacggaattcgtcaaggtactacaaaacaaaaacataatatgaatgatatatttagttaaatgtaataaattatatgaaattatcttaagttataaattcataccgtgagcggaatctctaattgattcgcctgaaggatttctttcatatacctcaaaacaaagtatccgcaatcgtaattgtttcgctgttgcggacactacatagaaaaacaaataagattctatagttgtcttgttttatcaagtagcataaatatattataagcaacattgtgaaaaataatgtacctgcacttggatccaagtaatgttgttagatttagttcgggatacctgtgcgtcccgttgacttcggaacacttgtattgatctaattaacaaatatataaaagcatatgtttagatcaatcccacaaataagtaaatatatatatatatatatatatacacgaatatatatttagaacgatcccacttacaaatcaacgatgtccttcatggccggataattggtccattcaccatttaccgaattcagataatacacgacttcccttatagggttgatagcaagcagcaaccagtgtgctctataaattaaaacaataggttatatgaaaattttgctatacacaaaagaaacagagattagatgaacaaagaatgagaaactaaccctactggtcgggtattatacgccaaaagatgcagactttctgtattgccggtggacatgaatctatcgactaagtgctgtctaactgattccggttccgaagcaattgccattccgctgcaatgggcggaagacacgaaacggaatctgttagacaatggattcccgcgcaacactctgtcatacaacaaccttaaataaaaacataataaacattagattattttcattgaaatgtgtaaataaattatattgtgggactaattaaataatatatcggatgagtgaatattaccggatgtatgagtgcatgttagtgacgcctagttgatcatgcctaaaaatctcctccaagtcatcaattgtaataagtgacttgaattcaataccgaagacactttcatccataacgatttcacgtaaagcaccatccttcaaatcggacatatcaaccattgttgcgagcgtcgaccggtatcgaggcacaaaagcaccgcctttttttcccgctggcttcggaggaccagtgggtggtacggtacgaacttgctgcgtcacttgttgtgactcccgagcgcctaatcagaatacccgatttcttaaagaagacattaccttatttcaaggtaatataagtccacaaaccaaaaaattggttgagagacactaaattgatattaaatagaaccataaacaataaactataagcagaaaataacaaactataagcaagaagaaagggatagtaacctgagttagacttgatgtgggagatggttaGGTTTGAATcagcgttgtacaagtagaaaccagagacttcaaagtaactgtaaaattaaacacacacgcacgatgcagttaaatacaaatatcataaaagtgaaggaactatatgcaatctgtagcacaaactactatgattttagaagtagaaaccatagacttcaaagtaactataAAGtacacttcaaagtaactgtaaaattaaacacacacgatgcagttaattaaatacaccactactaacacaatattATTTCATACTAACAAACTCTATTTATCAGAACCACTTTTAACTAACTCTAATAGctcatttatttttacttattCACATGACATAAGTGAACTAGCATTTG from Vicia villosa cultivar HV-30 ecotype Madison, WI linkage group LG4, Vvil1.0, whole genome shotgun sequence encodes the following:
- the LOC131600307 gene encoding uncharacterized protein LOC131600307; its protein translation is MAIASEPESVRQHLVDRFMSTGNTESLHLLAYNTRPVGAHWLLLAINPIREVVYYLNSVNGEWTNYPAMKDIVDLSIQVFRSQRDAQVSRTKSNNITWIQVQCPQQRNNYDCGYFVLRYMKEILQANQLEIPLTYLDEFRAAAYPKLKLEEIKEDLCQFYIKRFFM